A single region of the Nitrospira sp. genome encodes:
- a CDS encoding YCF48-related protein, with protein sequence MSVVLFMPGLALSAEPSVLATLQKTNTPMTLMAVQFKDAKLGWAVGSGGALFSTTDGGKKWKKQVSGTSALLTSLYFIDGKTGWVTGSAGTLRQSVNGGETWTGRPLETQQPLYGVHFPSATHGWVVGGGGTILHTTDGGAHWVEQASGTSAALYAVQFLDAQRGTAVGALGTVLATRDGGRTWVPQVSQGAVTLFDVFFTDESTGWAVGNAGALFQTNDGGAKWVDRTLPCGKTCTKVIDLLKVRFTSPQDGWIVGERGMMYRTTDAGYSWSDGTPIAPVSLFGLTFSDASHGWASGENGTVVHLQAGK encoded by the coding sequence ATGTCGGTTGTTCTGTTCATGCCGGGATTAGCCCTGAGTGCGGAGCCTTCCGTGCTTGCGACTCTTCAGAAGACCAACACGCCAATGACGCTGATGGCTGTGCAGTTCAAGGATGCCAAGCTCGGCTGGGCGGTCGGTTCCGGCGGCGCGCTGTTCAGCACGACTGACGGCGGGAAGAAATGGAAGAAGCAGGTAAGCGGGACGTCGGCGTTGCTGACGAGTCTCTACTTTATCGATGGGAAAACCGGATGGGTCACGGGATCGGCTGGAACGCTCAGGCAGTCGGTTAACGGAGGAGAGACCTGGACTGGGCGTCCGCTGGAAACACAGCAACCGCTGTACGGGGTTCATTTTCCTTCGGCGACCCACGGATGGGTGGTTGGCGGCGGGGGCACGATTCTCCATACGACCGACGGCGGCGCCCACTGGGTTGAACAGGCGAGCGGGACGAGTGCGGCGCTGTACGCCGTGCAGTTTCTCGATGCCCAACGAGGGACGGCGGTGGGTGCGCTCGGTACCGTCTTAGCGACCCGCGACGGTGGCCGTACCTGGGTGCCGCAGGTCTCGCAGGGGGCGGTGACACTCTTCGATGTCTTCTTTACTGACGAATCGACCGGGTGGGCGGTCGGCAATGCCGGCGCGCTTTTTCAAACGAACGACGGCGGCGCCAAGTGGGTGGATCGCACGTTGCCTTGCGGGAAGACCTGCACCAAGGTGATCGATCTGTTGAAGGTCCGCTTCACCAGTCCTCAAGATGGATGGATTGTCGGCGAGCGGGGCATGATGTATCGCACAACGGACGCGGGCTATTCGTGGAGTGACGGCACGCCCATTGCGCCGGTCTCGTTGTTTGGTCTGACCTTTTCCGATGCTTCCCACGGTTGGGCGAGCGGGGAGAACGGGACGGTGGTGCATCTGCAGGCTGGTAAGTAG
- a CDS encoding 16S rRNA (uracil(1498)-N(3))-methyltransferase produces the protein MPVFFLPPDAITTPTITVPPSLQTHLRDSLRLELGEQIWVCDGQGTRYLMELTRVTKQELTGHILSTSQEPVRTAPRLRLAQALLKGEKMDWVIQKATELGVSEIIPLQSRHTIVQLRPERLDAQLARWQRIALEAAQQSEQWHLPVIAQPQTLAACLASHSAPALSLILTERREGKSLDRIELPEGNNESVLVLIGPEGGWSKEEVAQAEQAGSTLMTLGPHILRAETAAIVTVGILQSRLGALG, from the coding sequence ATGCCTGTGTTTTTCCTTCCCCCCGACGCCATCACGACGCCCACTATTACCGTGCCCCCGTCGCTCCAGACGCATTTGCGGGACAGCCTTCGGCTGGAGCTCGGCGAACAGATCTGGGTCTGCGACGGACAGGGCACTCGCTACCTGATGGAACTCACGCGCGTCACCAAGCAAGAGTTGACCGGACACATTCTCAGCACCAGCCAGGAACCGGTACGTACCGCTCCCCGCCTGCGCCTTGCCCAAGCGCTGCTCAAGGGTGAAAAGATGGATTGGGTGATTCAGAAAGCCACGGAGCTGGGTGTGAGTGAAATCATTCCGCTCCAGAGCCGGCACACCATCGTGCAACTCAGGCCGGAGCGCCTCGACGCGCAGCTCGCCCGCTGGCAACGCATCGCGCTGGAAGCCGCCCAACAATCTGAACAGTGGCACCTGCCTGTCATCGCCCAACCCCAGACTCTGGCTGCATGCCTGGCCAGCCACTCTGCTCCGGCACTCTCGCTCATCCTGACCGAACGGCGGGAAGGGAAAAGCTTAGACAGGATCGAGCTTCCTGAGGGCAACAACGAGTCTGTCTTGGTACTGATCGGACCTGAAGGCGGATGGTCGAAAGAAGAGGTGGCGCAGGCTGAACAGGCCGGCTCCACACTGATGACGCTCGGACCACACATTCTGCGGGCCGAGACCGCTGCCATTGTTACCGTAGGGATTCTACAGAGCCGCCTGGGAGCCCTGGGCTAG
- the dnaJ gene encoding molecular chaperone DnaJ: MSKRDYYDILGVEKTSSDEELKKAYRKMARQHHPDLHPGDAQKKDAEAKFKEINEAYETLSDQEKRKRYDMFGHAGGQQGQGFDGFNAGGGFGDVFNDIFEDFFGGQRGGGRAERGNDLQYNLELTFEEAVYGKEAKLKIPRWETCGDCKGTGAKSAASIKTCPSCKGAGQLRFQQGFFSVSRPCGQCEGAGQIITEPCGTCQGRQRVYRERTIAVHIPAGIETGMRLRLTNEGEHGANSGPPGDLYVAVTVKPHPVFQRKGVDILCDVPINFITATLGGKIEVPTLKGNTVIKIPAGTQYDKVMRLKGLGIPSLKGGQTGDQLYAIKVQIPTKLTARQKELLTEFAKESGMVMEADGDGFFDKMKTFFE, from the coding sequence GTGTCAAAACGCGACTATTACGACATTCTCGGTGTTGAGAAGACCTCTTCCGACGAAGAGCTGAAGAAGGCCTATCGCAAGATGGCCCGTCAGCACCACCCCGACCTGCACCCGGGCGACGCCCAGAAGAAAGACGCCGAAGCCAAATTTAAAGAAATCAACGAAGCCTACGAAACGCTGAGCGACCAGGAAAAGCGCAAACGCTACGACATGTTCGGACATGCCGGCGGCCAGCAGGGACAGGGCTTCGACGGGTTCAACGCAGGCGGCGGATTCGGCGACGTCTTCAACGACATTTTCGAAGACTTCTTCGGCGGCCAACGCGGCGGCGGTCGCGCTGAGCGCGGGAACGACCTGCAATACAACCTCGAGCTCACCTTCGAGGAAGCCGTCTACGGGAAAGAAGCCAAGCTCAAGATTCCGCGTTGGGAAACCTGCGGCGATTGCAAAGGGACCGGCGCAAAATCGGCGGCCTCCATTAAGACCTGCCCCAGCTGCAAAGGGGCCGGCCAGCTCCGCTTCCAGCAGGGATTCTTCAGCGTCAGCCGCCCCTGCGGCCAGTGCGAGGGAGCCGGACAAATTATCACAGAGCCTTGCGGGACCTGCCAAGGCCGCCAGCGAGTCTATCGGGAACGCACGATCGCCGTTCACATTCCCGCCGGGATTGAAACCGGCATGCGTTTACGCCTCACCAATGAGGGCGAGCATGGCGCAAACAGCGGCCCCCCTGGCGATCTCTATGTCGCCGTCACCGTCAAGCCCCATCCGGTCTTCCAGCGCAAAGGCGTCGATATTCTCTGTGATGTACCGATCAACTTCATCACGGCCACGCTCGGTGGAAAGATCGAAGTCCCGACACTGAAGGGCAATACCGTCATCAAGATTCCAGCCGGCACACAATACGACAAAGTGATGCGCCTCAAAGGACTCGGGATCCCGAGCCTCAAGGGTGGGCAAACCGGGGACCAGCTCTACGCCATCAAAGTCCAAATTCCCACGAAGCTCACGGCTCGACAGAAAGAACTGCTGACCGAGTTTGCCAAAGAGAGCGGCATGGTCATGGAAGCCGACGGCGACGGCTTCTTCGATAAGATGAAGACCTTCTTCGAATAG
- the dnaK gene encoding molecular chaperone DnaK has protein sequence MGKVIGIDLGTTNSCVAIMSGGDPVVIANAEGARTTPSIVGITEKAERLVGQIAKRQAITNPENTIFSVKRLMGRKFKSREVQEAMKRLPYKVVEADNGDAHVVIRGKSYSPPEVSAMILQKMRQTAEDYLGEKVTEAVVTVPAYFDDSQRQATKDAGQIAGLNVLRIINEPTAASLAYGLDKKKDERIAVYDLGGGTFDVSVLEIGEGVFEVKSTNGDTYLGGDDFDQRVMDWLVDEFKKDQGIDLKKDRMALQRLKEAAERAKIELSSSPETEINLPFITADASGPKHMVIKLTRAKLEQLVDDLIQRTIEPCRKALSDAGVSAKDIQEVVLVGGMTRMPKVIQVVKEFFGKEPHRGVNPDEVVAIGAGVQGGVLKGEVKDVLLLDVTPLSLGIETLGGVFTKLIERNTTVPTKKSQVFSTAADNQTAVTIRVFQGEREMANDNKLLGQFDLVGIPPAPRGMPQVEVTFDIDANGIVHVSAKDLATQKEQSIKITASSGLSKEEVEKLVKDAASHTEDDKKRRKLAEAKNQADNLIYQTEKNLTEYGDKVDAEEKTKIQDAVAALKTALEGTEPDAIESATQTLMTASHKLAEEMYKKAAATAAPGSGADASASAETKTDEKVVDAEFEEVDKEKK, from the coding sequence ATGGGCAAAGTTATCGGCATCGACCTCGGCACCACCAACTCATGCGTCGCGATTATGAGCGGCGGCGACCCCGTCGTCATCGCCAATGCAGAAGGCGCACGTACCACCCCGTCCATCGTCGGCATCACCGAGAAGGCGGAGCGGCTCGTCGGCCAGATCGCCAAGCGCCAGGCTATCACCAACCCGGAAAATACGATTTTCTCCGTCAAGCGCCTCATGGGCCGCAAGTTCAAGAGCCGCGAAGTTCAGGAAGCGATGAAGCGGCTCCCCTACAAAGTCGTGGAAGCCGATAACGGCGACGCGCATGTCGTCATCCGCGGCAAATCCTACAGCCCGCCGGAAGTCTCCGCGATGATTTTGCAGAAGATGCGGCAGACGGCGGAAGACTATCTTGGAGAAAAGGTCACGGAAGCGGTCGTGACCGTCCCGGCCTATTTCGACGACAGCCAGCGCCAGGCGACGAAGGATGCGGGTCAGATCGCGGGGCTGAACGTCTTGCGTATCATCAACGAACCGACGGCCGCATCGCTGGCCTATGGTCTCGACAAAAAGAAAGACGAGCGGATCGCCGTCTACGATCTCGGCGGCGGAACCTTCGACGTCTCCGTCCTCGAAATCGGCGAAGGCGTCTTCGAAGTCAAGTCCACCAACGGCGATACCTATCTCGGCGGCGACGACTTCGATCAGCGCGTCATGGATTGGCTCGTCGACGAATTCAAGAAAGATCAGGGCATCGACCTCAAGAAAGACCGGATGGCCTTGCAGCGGCTGAAGGAAGCCGCCGAGCGCGCCAAGATCGAGCTGTCGTCTTCGCCGGAGACGGAAATCAATCTGCCGTTCATCACGGCCGATGCCAGCGGCCCCAAGCACATGGTCATCAAGTTGACCCGGGCGAAACTGGAGCAACTGGTCGACGACCTGATCCAGCGCACCATCGAACCCTGCCGCAAGGCTTTGTCCGATGCCGGCGTCTCCGCCAAGGATATTCAGGAAGTCGTGCTGGTCGGCGGAATGACCCGCATGCCGAAGGTCATTCAAGTCGTGAAGGAGTTCTTCGGAAAAGAGCCCCATCGCGGCGTCAACCCTGACGAAGTCGTCGCCATCGGCGCCGGCGTGCAGGGCGGCGTGCTCAAGGGTGAAGTGAAGGACGTGCTGTTGCTGGACGTCACCCCACTCTCCCTAGGCATTGAAACATTGGGCGGCGTCTTCACGAAGCTCATTGAACGCAACACCACCGTCCCGACCAAGAAGAGCCAGGTCTTCTCGACCGCGGCCGACAACCAGACCGCCGTCACCATTCGCGTCTTCCAAGGCGAACGGGAAATGGCGAACGATAACAAACTGCTCGGCCAGTTCGATCTGGTCGGTATTCCGCCCGCACCACGCGGAATGCCGCAAGTCGAGGTGACCTTCGATATCGATGCGAACGGCATCGTGCACGTCTCGGCGAAGGATCTGGCGACGCAGAAAGAGCAGTCGATCAAGATCACGGCTTCCAGCGGTCTCAGCAAGGAAGAAGTCGAAAAGCTCGTCAAGGACGCAGCCTCCCATACCGAAGACGACAAGAAGCGGCGCAAGCTGGCCGAAGCCAAGAACCAGGCCGATAACCTGATCTATCAGACCGAGAAAAATCTGACAGAGTACGGCGACAAGGTCGATGCGGAAGAAAAGACCAAGATTCAGGATGCCGTGGCGGCGTTGAAGACGGCTCTCGAAGGGACCGAACCGGACGCCATCGAATCAGCCACCCAGACCCTCATGACCGCCTCGCATAAGCTGGCGGAAGAGATGTATAAGAAAGCCGCAGCGACCGCCGCACCGGGATCGGGAGCCGATGCGTCAGCCTCGGCTGAGACCAAGACCGATGAAAAAGTCGTGGATGCGGAATTCGAAGAAGTAGACAAAGAGAAGAAGTAG